The following nucleotide sequence is from Pseudobutyrivibrio ruminis HUN009.
AAAACCAATTGCTACACATACCACATTAATTAGGTATGATAAAGTAAACACCCCGTTCATTATTCAGCATCTCCTCGTCCTGTAATAATTCTCTTCAACTCGGATTTGATAAATGTAGGCTGGAATGGTCTAACTATATAGCCACCAGCTCCCACTTCTCTACACCTCTTTACTGTTTCACTATCATTTAAAGTAGTAACAAACAGAATCGGTATATCCAAGTGTAACTGCTCCCTGATTCTTCTGGCTGTCTCTACGCCATCAAGTCCCGGCATATCAACATCCATTACAATGGCATCAACCGGTTCATTCTTTTCCAGATACTTAAGAGCCTGATTGCCATTTTTTAAAAGAGTCAAGTCGTAGAAGTACTCCAAAATTCCCCTCGCCATTTGGAGATTAGTCATCATGTCATCTACTACCATGACCTTATAACGTTTATAAGCTTGAATCATAACATTACGCTCTTCCTCTGATTCTCGAGAGAAAGAATCTGCACTAGCTGCCGCAACCAAAGTAATATTCAGGTAATCTTTTTCGGTTAGATCGATTGTGGTGCCATCCATAAGTCTGATGATTGGTCGTAAATTGTGGAAGTCACTGTTTTCAACAATAATACAATGTCTACCGTCTGACATAATCATTTCAGTACCCTTAGGATAAAGTGGAACATGCTTGAGAAGCGCCATAACCACGTCCTTATCAAACATTATTCCGCATGCTCCCATCATGTATTCAGAAACCTCATATGCAGAATAAGGATTCTTATACGGCCTCTTTGATAATAGCGCATCAAACACATCTGCCACATGGATGATTTTGGTGTAGTCGGTCATGTCCTCAGCTGTAATCCCTCTAGGATAACCGCTACCGTCAACATTTTCATGGTGAAAAAGCACCGCCACCTTTACATTAGGAGTGACATCCCATCGTTCTTTAATAATATCGTAGCTCATCTGAGCATGGCTTTTCATTATCTGATATTCTTCCTGAGTTAGGCGCCCCTCTTTATTTAAAATCTCACTAGGAATAGACATTTTACCAAGGTCATGAAGGAGTCCGGCCAAAGCCAGTTCTTCAAGAGCCTTTTCGTCATAGTCTAGAGAAAGACCGATAATGGAGCAATACAATGCCACATTGACTGAATGAGAATAAGTATAATCGTCTGTCTCACGCAGGTCATTCATATCAATGGTGATAGAGGCCTTTGAAAGAATCTCCTTAACCATTTCCCTGGCAACTATCATACATCCATCAATATCCTGCCTACGGACACAATCTATACCTTTACCTCGCAAGACTGGCGAGATGATTGGTTCTACTTCGATATCCTTTGAAAGCTCATCTGATATGTATAATCCGTCAAATCCAAGTGATGTCAATCTATCTATGTATTCCTGAGTAAGCTCTGCTTTACCGCCAAGCAAAACTCGCCCATATGAATCAAATACTTCTGAACCAAGCTTCATACCTGGTTCCAACTGTGACATGTTTATATATCTCATAAGACCGCCTTAAAATATTTTATATATTTATATATTATACAACCTTAATTGTAACAAAAAAACCTCAGATTTAAAATCTGAGGTTTAGACGTAACCTTTCCACTATCATTGCTGCTAAAACTCCGATAACAACTCCGGAGATAGTTCCAATGATAACCAAAAATGGCAAATAATAAATCAATCCTGCGGTTTCAAGAACAAGCATAGCCACTATTATTTGTCCTACATTATGAAATACGCCGCCAAGCACACTAACACCTGTGATTGAAAGCTTCTTTGTTTTCATGCCAATAAGCATCATTATGTATGAAAGAGCAGCTCCTGCAATTGAATACATGGTCATAGCAAGATTGCCGAATGTAAGCCCTACCAATAACACTCTTATGATTGATAATACTAGAGCGTCCTTTTTTCCTATTATAAAAAGAGCTACTACCACTGCAAGATTAGCCAGGCCGATTTTAGCCCCAGGAATTCCAATGCTAAATGGAAGCAAAAACTCTATATAAGATAGGACAAAAGCTAGGGCAATAAATAAGCCAAGTAATGCCACCTTATTTGTTTTCATAATCTATACCTCAAGATTATTAATGGGTTGAACCATCAATATCTCTTTCCTCACCATTAACAATTTCAGCTATCAATCCATTAGGAAGACAAACTATCATTTCCTTTGAGTAATGAATATGCATGTGATTTACGCAGATTTGATCTGGACAGCTTGCTTCTGAAATCTGTGCCTCTCCATCCTTTATCTCAAGGACATTATAAGAACCATCTTCAAATTCTATCCTTTCGGTAGTGTCCTTATTAAGCGGATACTTGCCGTATTCCACTCCATCTATAGTAACTAATACATAAGCCTGATTTGCAGTGCTATATTTTTGATACAAGCTCATTCCAAACCAAAATACTACCGCTACCGCAAGAACAGTTACTATTAGTTTTAAATCATTTTTCTTCATAATTACTCTACAATACTTTCTTCAAAATTGTCGGAATAATAAATATTCCCTTCGTGGTCCACCCACATAGCCTCAACTCCGTCGTGGCTGTTTACAAATTCCAAGCCTTCTTCCAAGGTCATATTATACACTGCGGTAGAAAATGCATCTGCCATTCCTGAATCATCTGTAAGAATAGAAACCTGTCCAAATGTATCAGATGGGAAAAGTGTGTCAGGATTGATGATATGACAATAAACTTTTCCATCAACTTCATAGAATCGCTGATAATCACCACTTGAAACTACACACTGTCCATCCTGAATCTCTACAGTTTTGATATATTCCTGTTCACCATCCAAATCTGGATTTTGAATGCCAAGCTTAAAATTAGTACCATCGATTCTACCACCGATACCCTGTACATTTCCACCTAAACTAAGAAGGATATTATTCATACCCTGCTCACGTGCGTACTCTAAAGTCTTTTGAACCGCATACCCCTTTGCAGTGCTTCCCACATCAAGTGACATCTCAGGGTCTGAAAGATACACCGTGTTATTTTCATCATCAATAATGAGATTGTTGATATCAGTATGCTCTGCTGCAGCCTGAAGTTCTTCCATCTCAGGAAGTGTAGCACGCTCAGGATCATCCATACCAATTTCTCTGTGACGATGCCAAATAGAAAGCACTGAACCCATGGCAATATTAACTCGGCCGTCAGTTTCATAGTACATCTCCTGGCTGAATTTAAGCATATCGATGATAGCCTGATCAACCTCAACTGGCGCAACACCTGCATTGTCGTTGATTGTCTTTATATTGTTTATACCTTCATAATCGTTATAGATATCATAAAGATTGTTGTAAATGATAAGCTGGTCCTTAAGTTGCTGAGCCATCTTGGCGAATTCCTCTTCTGAATCAGCATAACCAACAATCTCTGTCCTTGTATCGAATATATCTAAGAATGTGGCATTATACTTGGTCTTTTCTGTAAGAGCATTGCCCTGACCATCGCCTCCAAACTTCTTTATAAATACTATAAAAGCAATCAATACGACTATTGCTAAACATCCAAATATCTTTTTCTTATCCATATTATACTCACTAACAAAAAAATAGAGGGAGTGTAGTAAATACACTCCCTACATTACAAATTGTAAATTAATTACTGTGCACTTGCAACAGCCTTTGTGATTGCTGTGTTGAAATCAGTAACGTGGATTGTTACAGATGCAGTTAAGTCAGCCTCTGTAGCAACGCCTTCTTCGATTGCAATACCGTTTACTTCATCGATTGTCTTTCCAACTGTGTAATCAGCATATGCCTGAGCCTGCTCATACCATTCCTTACCGATTGCAGAAACGCGCTTCATACCGTAGTCTTCACCAAGTTCATTCTTGCTTAATGTATCTGCTGACTTGTCAGATGTGATAACGCCCTTAGTATCGAAAGAAATCTTAGCCTGAACTACATCAAGACGTGAGCTTGTGATTACTCCCTCACCATTTAATGTAAGAACAGAAATTGTTGTATCAGCTTCAGCTAAACCATCCATATCTGAAGTTGCATCTGCTGAACTAGAAATGCTTGTTGTAAGACCAAGACCAAGCTTGTCTCCTTCTGCTGCACCACCAGCTACTGCTGTGTACATAGCCTCAACAACAGCTGACTGGAAGCTTGTTACGTTGATAGATACAGAAGCTGCAAGATCTTCATCACCAGCTTTTCCTTCTGTGATTGCCATGTCTTTAATATCAGAAGCTGTCTTACCTACTGCCCATGCAGCGAAAGCATCAGCCTGCTCATACCATTCCTTACCAATTGCTGAAGCTGGCTTCATACCATAATCGTCGCCAAGCTCTCTCTTTGAAGGATACTCTGCGTTAAGATCAGATGTAATCTTACCATCTGCACTGAAGCCAATCTTTGTCTGAGCGATATCGATTACGCACTCAACGATTGCACCATTAGAATCAACAGTTACAGCAGCGATTGTTGTATCAGCCTCAGCTGTACCATCAGCACTTGCTGTAGCATCAGTTGAGCTGTTGATTGATACGCTTGTACCAATACCTGTAAGAAGTTCACCTTCTGCAGCTACTGGAGCTTCTCCTGTCCATTTTGATTCTGTTGTCTCAGTTGCCTGAGTCTGCTCTGTTGCAGCCTCATCTGTAGAACCGCAGCCTACAAATAATGATGCTGAAAGAGCACCTGCGCACATAAGTGCTACTAAACTCTTTTTCATCTTTTCATTCCTTTCCTTAATACCTTTTGATGAAATATATATTTGTGGTAAAAACCAACCAAATATCAACGAGGGATTTAATTGTACCATATTTGATTGAGCACTACAATAAAATCTTGTTTAAATTTTAACAAACACCACTTTCCGTAAAGTGTCATTTATTATTTCTAGATATAACAAAGCAGCACTAAGTCCCGCTAAACCTAGTGCTGCTATAGTATTATGGAAGGATATGAAAAAGAAGATTATTATTATTTCTTTAATCTTATGCTGACTACTGAGCAAGCTGGCAGTGTAACCTTCAGTCCATCTGAAGTCTTGCTGTAGTCCTTAAACTCTAGTTCCTTTACAACCTCTGGATTATCAAAGGTGTTGTGATCAGCCATCTTTCCTGTTACATAAACAGCCTCGCATACGTTGTAAGCGCCGCCATCCTTTGTAAGCTGAACATCAACATCCTCTGATGATTCAAGAGAGTTGTTTGTTAGGGTAATAGTAATAACGCCATCTGCATCCTCTGATACAGACTCGAAAATCTTTGGAAGTTCATTCTTGCCAGCGCCTACTGTTCCGCCGTTAAGTAAGTCTGAGCCAAGAAGTGTTGCTCCCTGGTGATGACGATACATCTTGAATACATAATATGTAGGAGTCTTGATCATCTTTTCACCATCTGTAAGCATTACTGACTGAAGCACGTTAATCATTTGAGCGATACATGCCATCTTTACTCTGTCTGAATGCTTGTTAAAGATGTTCAAATTCATACCTGCAACAAGAGCGTCACGCATTGTGTTTTGCTGATATAAGAATCCTGGATTTGTACCTGGCTCAACATCTGTCCAAATACCCCACTCATCAATCATAAGACCGATTTTCTTTTCTGGGTCATATTGATCCATGATTGCACCATGATTGTTAATCAGCTCTTCCATAAAGTAGCTACGCTTCAATGTCTGATAGAATACTTCCTCAGTGAAGTCTGTAGCGCTTCCTTTGACATTCCAATCGTCCTCTGTCTCTGGAAGAGTGTAATAATGAAGAGAAAGACCATCCATGAATCCATGGAATTGTTCTGGTGTGTGGTCAAAGCATGTATTAAGAACTTCCTTTGTCCAATGATAATCATCCACATTAGGGCCACAGCAAATCTTTGCTATTGGCTTGTTTCCATTGTAGTTTCTAACGTATGTCTGATAACGTCTATACTCATCTGCATAGTGCTGAGGTCTCATATTGCCGCCGCAACCCCAGTTTTCATTACCAACTCCAAGATAGTCAACCACCCATGGCTCCTCATGTCCGTTCTCTTTTCTGAGATCAGCCATTGGAGAAACACCGTTGAATGTCATATATTCCACCCATTCGCTCATTTCGCGAACAGTACCAGAACCTAAATTTGCATTGACGTAAGTCTTACAGCCAAGCTGTCTACAAAGCTCGAAGAACTCGTGAGTACCGAAGCTATTATCCTCAACTACTCCACCCCAGTGAGTGTTAATCATCTTCTTGCGCTTTTCCTTTGGACCAATTCCGTCCATCCAGTGATACTCGTCAGCGAAGCAACCGCCTGGCCAACGAAGTACTGGAACCTTCATCTCTTTAAGAGCTTCTACAACGTCTGTACGCATTCCGTTTACATTAGGAATATCGCTATTTTCTCCAACATATAAGCCCTCATAAATACAACGTCCCAAGTGCTCAGAAAAATGTCCATAGATTTCTGGAGCAATGGTGCTCTTCTTGTTTTCGTTATTAATAACTAATTTAGCCACTGGCTATCCTCCATTCCGCCTGTTACACTCACAAGCATTATGAATTCTCCGCTCAGTTATTCTTCGCTTGAGAATTATAATAGCTTGTTAGTTACAGGCTCATCTAAATTTTTTAGCCTTTTACCGCACCTGCAGTCATTCCATCGATAATGTACTTCTGGAAAATAAGGAAGATTATGAAGATTGGTAAAATTCCAAACATTGATCCAGCAATAAGTACATCGTAGTTGTTGCCGTATGGTGTAAGCAATGTATTAAGTCCGATTGGAAGTGTAAACTTCTCTGCTCCCTTGAGTACTAAGAGTGGCCACAGAATTGCATTCCATGAACCCATTGCGCAAAGGATACCCATTGAAGCAAATGCAGGCTTTGCAAGAGGAAGGATGATTCTCACTGAAATGCCATATTCTGAACATCCATCAATTCTTGCTGCATCAAGCAAATCCTTTGGCAGTCCTGATAAGTACTGCTTGAAGAAGAAGATTGTAGATGCGCCGCAGATACCTATGATGATTACACCTGTGTAAGTATCAATAAGCTTTAATGCAATAATTTCCTTGTAAAGTGGAAGCATTAAGATTTCGAAAGGTACCATCATTGTTGCAAGTACGATTGTGAAAAGTAGATTTTTGAATCTGAACTCATACATTGTCAGTCCATATGCAACAAAGTAACAAACTATCAAAGTAAGTGCTACCGAAATAATGGTAATTAATAACGAATTCTTGTACCACATGAAATATTTAATACTGTCAGCATTGCCGCTGAATAAGTATTTGTAGTTATCAAGGTTCATTGTAGAAGGGTTCAAATCAATTGAAAGACCTCTACGAATAAGCTCTGTACCAGGTCTGAATGAAGCAAGTAAACCTGCAAATACAGGGAAAATAATGATTAAACATAGGATTACAAAAAATCCTGTTCCAAGTATTGTGCCTACCGTTCTCTTAGGAGTGCCAGACATTGTCTTTTGCTTTGACATATTAATCCTCTCCCTTCTTGAATGTTCCGTTGAATATAAGCTGAGCAAAGTTGATGATAAGAGCAACGATAAGAAGTACTACACCTACTGCACATGCATAACCCATATCATTCTTCTCAATACCACGCTTGTACAAATATCCAACAATTGTAAGTCCAATATTGTTTGGTGATGAATTTCCTGCCCATAACATGTATGACTCCAGGAACATTGCAAGACCGGCATATACTGAAATTGTAAGTACATAAACTGTTGTTGGCTTAAGAAGAGGAAGTGTTACGAACTTGAACTTCTGCCAACCTGTAGCTCCATCAATATCGGCTGCTTCATATAAAGAGCTGTCGATTGATTTAAGACCTGACAAGAAGTAAAGCATGTTTACACCTGTCCATCTCCAGCAAGCTACGATTAAGAGGGCGAGCATACCTGACCAGCCCATCTTTAACCATTTATATGTTCCAAGGCCTAAAGCCGCTGTAATCATATTCATCTGACCTGTTGTATACTCAGTAAACATCAGGCGGAAAAGTGTACCAGAAATAACAACTGATGTTAATGCTGGCATGTATAAAATTGCCTTCCATACACCCTTTGCCTTTACCAAATGACTATCAAGCAAAACTGCAAAAAGCATAGGGAATGGAATTAATAATACTAATGTAAAGAACATGTATTTCACACTGTTCCATACAGCAATATGAAATACCTTATCCTGTAATAGCTTTGAATAGTTAGCAAACCCAACCCATTCTGATTTAATAGCCCCAATATCCTGAAAGCTCATTGTGAAAGCTGTGATAAGAGGATAAACCCAAAAGAAGAAAAAACTTAATACAAAAGGTAAAACAAAAACGTATGGTGCCACCTTCTGAGAATATAAAAAGTTCTTGATTTTCATAATGCACCTTTCTCCATCTTTTAAAATAGGGCCGCCTAAGCGGCCCTTAGTTATAAATTCCTACTGCTCCATATCAATTGCATCCTGTGCTTCCTGAAGTGCATCATCAATTGAGTAATCTGGATCTTCAAGTACTTCGTTAAGTGTTGTTGTGCAGAAGTACTCATTGATTGTTGGGCTGATAGAAACTACTGAAATCTTTCCAATGTTGTCCATTCCGATTTCAGCTAAAACATCATATGGATAGTTGATGAAGAACTGGTTGTACTGGTTGTTCTCATCATGTGCGAATGCATCATCTGTCCAAAGAGCTGCGTTACAAACGTCAAATCCAAGTGTATCCCAGATGTGCTGCTCGCCTTCTTCTGACATCTTTGCCCAGCAAAGGAACTCTGCTGCAAGATCAATATTCTGAGACTGCTGTGTAACAACTGTACCTGTACCACCAATACCTACAGAACAAATCTGGCCTTCCTCGAATACAGGGCACTTAGCAATGTACCAGTTGCCTGCTTCATCTGGCATGTAGTTTGTGAAACGTGACATATACCACATTGCCTTAGGGAATGAAACGATGTTTCTATCCATAATGTTCTGGAAGCCTGCCTCAAGGTCAACATGTCCGTCTGGAGAAACCTCTGCAAGACCTGACTTTAACCAATCCTGCTGCATTGAAAGCATGTTCTTAACTGAATCAAGCTGAACGTTTGCTGGATTATCGAAACCGCCTGTCCAGTCATCACCGTACTCAGCCATTGCAATCCAGAGCCAGTCAACTCCGCCTGTATCAACTGATGTCCAGTACTTACCTTCCTCAGTAACATTTCCTAAGTACTCTTCACCAAGCGCTGCATAATCATCCCAAGTCTTAACTGCATCAATCTTAGCAATTACTTCATCCTGTGTAAGTCCCATAGCTTCTGACATTGCAGCTACGTTGTAGTACATTACTGTAGCACCTACGTGGTATGGAGCTCCGTAGTAGTTACCATCCTCACCCTGATATGTTTCCATTCTTGATGTAACCATTGTATCAAGGTAATCAGCAGCGTAATCATTTAATGGTACAAGCCACTGATCAAGACCTTCAACTACGTTAGGGAACTGACCAACTTCTACGTCACAGATATCTGGAGCACCTGTGCCAGCCTCAAGAGCTGTAAGAAGCTTTGTGTGCATATCGCCATATGGATATGTTGTACATGTAATTTCGATTGTGTTGTCTGGATGCTGCTTGTTCCACTCCTCAGCCATAACACCGTAGTGCTGACCGTGAAGCTCAACGAATGTCCACATCTCTAAGTGTGTACCATTTGGATCACCAAATGTGTTTGTTACGACCTCAGATTCTGCTGTTTCCTCAGCAGCTTCTTCTTCTGTAGCAGCATCAGGATCTACCCCACCTTCTGAAGCGCCACCGCAACCAGCGAATAAACTAGCTGCCATTGATGTGCAAAGAAGTGCACTAATCAATTTCTTCTTCATTCTTCTCCTCCTTTTGTAAAAAAGAAATGTTGTAATTGTTTCAAGCTTTTATAAATAGTACAATTAACTGAGGCTTGGTAGTTAATCAACATATTTTTCTAAAAGCTCAATAACTATTATGGTTTAATTATAACCTGCCACTTCAGCAAGTCAATGATTATTTTAGTTTTTTCTAAACTATTTTGGATGTTCTTTTAATATTCACAAAAAAGACACGGATGATTTAGCAATTATTAACAAGTTGTTTGTCAATTCAGGCTTTCAAGTGTATATTTTCATTAATAATTTTATCTTTTGCTAAAATAATAGAATTCTAAAGCTCAACTATATTGACACCCATTTTGTTAAATTTTATAATTAAGAGTAATATTTTAAGAAATCATAAAAAGGAGAAACGTTATGATACACATAACTTCCCTGGATGATGGAGTCGAGCTTTTTAAAGCTTTAGGTTCTGATGTTCGTATTCAGATTCTAAACATACTATTAGAAAACGACCGCATGAGCATGAACCAACTTGCTACTCAGCTAAATCTTAGCAACGGCGCTCTCACTGGTCACATTAAAAAGCTTGAAGAATGCGGACTCATCTCCACTTCTAACGAATCTGCCAGTCACGGCAATTCAAAGCTATGCTCAGTAATTCAAGACAAAATAGTCATAGAAATAGAAAAACCACTTGATTTAGCAAACGTATCTACTACAGATATTAAAGTGGGACAGTTTTCAAAATACGATATTTGCCCTACCTGTGGCCTTGCAAACAGTGCATCTGTTATTGGTGAAATCGATGATGCAAGATACTTTGCTCATCCAGATCACTTCAACGCAGATATCCTGTGGTTCACAAAAGGCTACGTAGAGTACGCTTTGCCAAATCTCGTTCCTAGCAACAACAATATCACTCAGATTTCCATCTCATTTGAGATTTCATCTGAAGCTCCTGGTATTGATAACAATTGGCCAAGTGATATCTCTTTTTCAATCAACGATCAAAAGGTTGGTATGTGGACTAGCCCTGGAGATTTCGGTGGTGAAATACTTGGAATGTTTACACCTGACTGGTGGCCACCAAACTGGAATCAGTATGGCCTTTTAAAGCTTCTTGTAGTAAATAAGTTTGGTACATATATCGATGGTCTTCAGATTTCAGATGTTACTATAGACGATTTGAAGCTCAAACCTGGACAGCCACTTGATTTCCGCATCGCCGTTGAAGACGACGCAGAACACATTGGTGGTGTCACACTGTTTGGTAAGACATTTGGTAACTATGGTCAGGATATCAGAGTATCCATCAACTATAGCCCTATCAATTAAATATCTACCACGATTTACGTGGACAATGGGCAGCCTTCATGGCTGCCCTTAATTCTACATAGCATCCACAGGACATGCATGTACCTGCATTTAGCTGGACGCAATTTTTACAGAGGGCCAGGCGGCGCTCATATTCATCATCGTCCACCTGGTCCTGTGCTTTAAGTTCATTTTTGTATTTTTCAATCATTTCAGCATCTGCTCTTGTCATATCTCTAAGCAGACATCTTGCACAAACTCTGTTTTCAATCATAATTAAACACTGGTCTTCCATCCTGCCAATCAAACTTCATAAGCATTGCATGGCGATTTGGATTGTAAAGTGGGTCTCCCACAATCTCTGTTTCTGTTCTAGCGTGATAAACCAGGATATCATTGCCCTCTTCATCTACTGTAAATGAATTGTGACCTGGTCCATATACCACATGCTCTGGCGATGAAGCAAGAACTGGATAACGCTCCTTCTTCCAAGATAATGGATCAAGCAAATCACTATCTGCATCTGCTGTCAGCATACCCATGCAATAGTTAATACCTGTATCACTTGCAGAGTAAGTAACGAAAATCTTGCCGTTGCGCTGAAGTACTGCAGGGCCTTCATTTACCCAATAGCCATGACGTTCCCAGTCATAGTCAGGTGTAGTAAGAAGTACCTGTTCTGTTTCTAACGTATATCCGTTTTTCATTCTGGCAATATAAAGGTTAGAAATCTGCTTGCCTACGCTAACTTTCTCTGCCCAAATATAATACCATTTTCCATCATTTTCGAATACTGTTGCATCCAGAGAAAATGCCTCAAATGAAAACTCATCACTATCAGCTCTTGTCATTTTGCCCTTTTCAATCCACTCGTCATGAATAGGGTCATCTCCCTGACACTCAAGGACATATGGACGAATCTTCCAAATATCCTCTACCTCTCCACCTGCATAGTAAATGTACCATTTACCAAAAAGATAATGTAGTTCAGGAGCCCAAATGTGCTTAGACATTGGGCCACTTTCATGCTTATGCCAAATTTCCACTTCCCCAGCGACCCTAAGGCCCTCCAATGTGTCGCTTACACGCAACACAATTTTATCGTATTCAGGCACAGAGGCAGTAAAGTAATACTTGCCATCTGTGTGTCTGTATACATATGGATCTGCTCTCTGCAAAATCCATGGTTTGTTATATTCAAAATTTTTGTCCATTTTCACTCTCCGCCTAAACCTTATTAATATTTTACTCCCCAGACACTCTCATTACTTCCAACAGCTGAGAATGTCATGCATTCTGTGCCAGCTTCATCCTGCATCTTGCAGAATACGCCACTATAATCTTTTCCATCTATTGTGATGTTCATATAGTAGGTGCCATCAGTCATAGTCCATGTACCAGATACTTCTTTGCCCTCGCATGTGCCATCAGAATTAAGATATATGATTATCGGATTTGCGATATCACTAGAAATATCTGTACCCTGATTAATGAAATAGTATCTTCCCTCTACCTCATCCATGCTATAACCGGTTTCAGAAACAGTCTCACCCTGAGT
It contains:
- a CDS encoding ABC transporter substrate-binding protein encodes the protein MKKKLISALLCTSMAASLFAGCGGASEGGVDPDAATEEEAAEETAESEVVTNTFGDPNGTHLEMWTFVELHGQHYGVMAEEWNKQHPDNTIEITCTTYPYGDMHTKLLTALEAGTGAPDICDVEVGQFPNVVEGLDQWLVPLNDYAADYLDTMVTSRMETYQGEDGNYYGAPYHVGATVMYYNVAAMSEAMGLTQDEVIAKIDAVKTWDDYAALGEEYLGNVTEEGKYWTSVDTGGVDWLWIAMAEYGDDWTGGFDNPANVQLDSVKNMLSMQQDWLKSGLAEVSPDGHVDLEAGFQNIMDRNIVSFPKAMWYMSRFTNYMPDEAGNWYIAKCPVFEEGQICSVGIGGTGTVVTQQSQNIDLAAEFLCWAKMSEEGEQHIWDTLGFDVCNAALWTDDAFAHDENNQYNQFFINYPYDVLAEIGMDNIGKISVVSISPTINEYFCTTTLNEVLEDPDYSIDDALQEAQDAIDMEQ
- a CDS encoding HD domain-containing phosphohydrolase, producing MSQLEPGMKLGSEVFDSYGRVLLGGKAELTQEYIDRLTSLGFDGLYISDELSKDIEVEPIISPVLRGKGIDCVRRQDIDGCMIVAREMVKEILSKASITIDMNDLRETDDYTYSHSVNVALYCSIIGLSLDYDEKALEELALAGLLHDLGKMSIPSEILNKEGRLTQEEYQIMKSHAQMSYDIIKERWDVTPNVKVAVLFHHENVDGSGYPRGITAEDMTDYTKIIHVADVFDALLSKRPYKNPYSAYEVSEYMMGACGIMFDKDVVMALLKHVPLYPKGTEMIMSDGRHCIIVENSDFHNLRPIIRLMDGTTIDLTEKDYLNITLVAAASADSFSRESEEERNVMIQAYKRYKVMVVDDMMTNLQMARGILEYFYDLTLLKNGNQALKYLEKNEPVDAIVMDVDMPGLDGVETARRIREQLHLDIPILFVTTLNDSETVKRCREVGAGGYIVRPFQPTFIKSELKRIITGRGDAE
- a CDS encoding FAD:protein FMN transferase, which translates into the protein MDKKKIFGCLAIVVLIAFIVFIKKFGGDGQGNALTEKTKYNATFLDIFDTRTEIVGYADSEEEFAKMAQQLKDQLIIYNNLYDIYNDYEGINNIKTINDNAGVAPVEVDQAIIDMLKFSQEMYYETDGRVNIAMGSVLSIWHRHREIGMDDPERATLPEMEELQAAAEHTDINNLIIDDENNTVYLSDPEMSLDVGSTAKGYAVQKTLEYAREQGMNNILLSLGGNVQGIGGRIDGTNFKLGIQNPDLDGEQEYIKTVEIQDGQCVVSSGDYQRFYEVDGKVYCHIINPDTLFPSDTFGQVSILTDDSGMADAFSTAVYNMTLEEGLEFVNSHDGVEAMWVDHEGNIYYSDNFEESIVE
- a CDS encoding carbohydrate ABC transporter permease produces the protein MKIKNFLYSQKVAPYVFVLPFVLSFFFFWVYPLITAFTMSFQDIGAIKSEWVGFANYSKLLQDKVFHIAVWNSVKYMFFTLVLLIPFPMLFAVLLDSHLVKAKGVWKAILYMPALTSVVISGTLFRLMFTEYTTGQMNMITAALGLGTYKWLKMGWSGMLALLIVACWRWTGVNMLYFLSGLKSIDSSLYEAADIDGATGWQKFKFVTLPLLKPTTVYVLTISVYAGLAMFLESYMLWAGNSSPNNIGLTIVGYLYKRGIEKNDMGYACAVGVVLLIVALIINFAQLIFNGTFKKGED
- a CDS encoding Gx transporter family protein, which gives rise to MKTNKVALLGLFIALAFVLSYIEFLLPFSIGIPGAKIGLANLAVVVALFIIGKKDALVLSIIRVLLVGLTFGNLAMTMYSIAGAALSYIMMLIGMKTKKLSITGVSVLGGVFHNVGQIIVAMLVLETAGLIYYLPFLVIIGTISGVVIGVLAAMIVERLRLNLRF
- a CDS encoding carbohydrate ABC transporter permease: MSKQKTMSGTPKRTVGTILGTGFFVILCLIIIFPVFAGLLASFRPGTELIRRGLSIDLNPSTMNLDNYKYLFSGNADSIKYFMWYKNSLLITIISVALTLIVCYFVAYGLTMYEFRFKNLLFTIVLATMMVPFEILMLPLYKEIIALKLIDTYTGVIIIGICGASTIFFFKQYLSGLPKDLLDAARIDGCSEYGISVRIILPLAKPAFASMGILCAMGSWNAILWPLLVLKGAEKFTLPIGLNTLLTPYGNNYDVLIAGSMFGILPIFIIFLIFQKYIIDGMTAGAVKG
- a CDS encoding NusG domain II-containing protein, giving the protein MKKNDLKLIVTVLAVAVVFWFGMSLYQKYSTANQAYVLVTIDGVEYGKYPLNKDTTERIEFEDGSYNVLEIKDGEAQISEASCPDQICVNHMHIHYSKEMIVCLPNGLIAEIVNGEERDIDGSTH
- a CDS encoding alpha-N-arabinofuranosidase; translated protein: MAKLVINNENKKSTIAPEIYGHFSEHLGRCIYEGLYVGENSDIPNVNGMRTDVVEALKEMKVPVLRWPGGCFADEYHWMDGIGPKEKRKKMINTHWGGVVEDNSFGTHEFFELCRQLGCKTYVNANLGSGTVREMSEWVEYMTFNGVSPMADLRKENGHEEPWVVDYLGVGNENWGCGGNMRPQHYADEYRRYQTYVRNYNGNKPIAKICCGPNVDDYHWTKEVLNTCFDHTPEQFHGFMDGLSLHYYTLPETEDDWNVKGSATDFTEEVFYQTLKRSYFMEELINNHGAIMDQYDPEKKIGLMIDEWGIWTDVEPGTNPGFLYQQNTMRDALVAGMNLNIFNKHSDRVKMACIAQMINVLQSVMLTDGEKMIKTPTYYVFKMYRHHQGATLLGSDLLNGGTVGAGKNELPKIFESVSEDADGVITITLTNNSLESSEDVDVQLTKDGGAYNVCEAVYVTGKMADHNTFDNPEVVKELEFKDYSKTSDGLKVTLPACSVVSIRLKK